Part of the Nicotiana tabacum cultivar K326 chromosome 20, ASM71507v2, whole genome shotgun sequence genome, ataccaaataaaatactaaaaatcagacaaatacaaggatataactaattcagtaaatttgactgtaaatcaggattttaccatttaaaactagaagatgaatctaaaaagttaacagcattcacagtaccacaaggattttatgaatggAATGTATTACcgtttggatataaaaatgtaccgggtaggtatcaacattttatggataattactttaaccaattagaaaattatataatatatatatatgatatactgttatattctagaacagagaacgaacatataaaactactagaaaaattcatacacattatagaaatatcaggaataagtttaagtaaaaagaaagcagaagtaatgaaaaataaaatagaatttttaggtatacaaatagataaaaaaggaataaaaatgcaaacccatatagtacaaaaaataattaacttaaatgaaacacttgatacaaaaaagaaattacaatcatttttaggattggttaactaagtaagagaatatattcctaaattagcagaaaacttaaaaccattacagaaaaaattaaaaaaggatatagaatatcattttgacgaaaaggataaaatacatatacagaagataaaaaatatgtgtaaaaattaccaaaactatatttcccagatgaaaagaaacaattcacatatattgtagaaactgattctagtaaTCATAGCTatggaggagttctaaaatataaatatgataatgaaaaaattgaacaccattgtagatattattcaggatcatacacggaaccacaaattaaatgggagataaataggaaagaactatttggattatataaatgtttgttagcatttgaaccatatattgtttataacaagttattgtaagaacagataatgcgcaagtaaaatggtggataacacggaaagtaaaagattcagtaactacaaaggaaataagaagacttgtattgaatatacaaaattttacatttacaattgaagtaatatgaactgacaagaatgttattgcagactacttATCAAGACAAAAGTACTCAAACTGATGAGAACCAAGAATCGAAAGATATATTTGCAATCCTTACTACCCTATCATTACAGATGGATAGTATGGGCAatagattacaacagctagaaagtcagcagcatgactataaaaatgcggagctaagtcgatcggaagactctaaacttccagagatagaaggagacgttgggaaactccataAAACCCATGACAAAGTTTGTTTTCCTGTAGCTGCAGGCACAAGCAAACAGGTGCATAAGAAGCTACATACCAATGTAAATCTAAAcaacgtatttgataagccatttacatcaaaaaagccaaaagaagcaatagttataaccccacaaactacaacctatgctaatagcttacaccacaacaaaaagatatacaaccatattactcaaacatatattgagaatatatacaaaattcaaacatttctgaacctaaaccccagatcaactactactacagatccaacacaggattatgtaacccaaaaactacagggatataataggctaaTAGCACAACCAAAAACAAAAGCTAACCTAGTAAAGACATGTTACAACTATAGACTACTCAGCATtgtatatacccatgacggagaagaaataattggaataccagagctatacaaagcatttgtcaccttcaaaagaattacaaaaggcaacctattcttcatcaaattctatacagcaccagctgaaatactatatgatgaaataaaacccattaTACAAgtgataaagataggactaacacGGGATATGATAATACCAGAAGAAATAGAGCAACAatcggagatacagaaaatggagataccaagtttctatgccaacaaaagaataattggtatagcaactattattcaagaattagctaacaattatctacaaggaaatgctatctggagctattattccagagaccagttaatgatatatgccaactcaaaagaactacgacaaggagatatagatgaagtccagaaatggattttatcattattaaagccagaaatgcaaccaactaccagagcattgaaaaaagaatttatttctaaTGACTTATtgacaagatactgcaaactagtaggacacaaatatccagatcACATATGCTCGAATTCAATGGAGAAGATAAccatgtaccagaagtccaactagaatagAGATATCagcaagaagacaaaagaagaagacagctactggaaacaaATAATGTAAAGGGTATagtcatgtaaaaaagtcgtaaagtaaatagtacgagtcataatcatgaacagtaaaggtcgttcatgaatagtaaaagtcatgtaaaaaagtcgtaaagtaaatagtacgagtcataatcatgaacagtaaaggtcgttcataaATAGTAAAGgtcatttgtaaacagtaggAGTCGTTTAAATTTcctatatatattttgtaaatcagaagAGGACGGACATCCTCAtcctcaccttctctctcttatcttctctcaataaaatatctgattatatacaaacttctgaaagctatggagcattcaaacgagttacaaaaccaggtaagtttattcataatcatgtttaactaaactcttatattccttataatctcttaaatatcataattgtttatcatgttatagtactgttttaaagaacatcttgagaaagtttgcctgtctaataatgctgagagtagttaagcccagactatgccatcatAAAGTGGAAACCaataggcaaggaagccgtttaggggagtacacaaaGTTGAGGCgatgttagggtaaatgattgaagcatgaaaaatatggtagtgaccagaaaagattgttcagtataacttattaaaatatgataaactctatgataaacaaagaggttagagggaatatgtttagtaaacacatgataaggataaatagtaaatctgaatgaacaaccacacgtatttattagaagaaaatattgactacaaaatacttatattatatatctttaacagacttaataacgatgttaaaagaaaaaattatgatattttagttacttttgaaataatatatgtaatggaacaagcatttacagaactaattgtatcacaataaatagatatattagatctatatgaattagatttatattcagattaatgatcacatatcaagttaataaaatctgtttataaatgaaacataacacttttcattacaTAAGATTCTATAACACctagaaatggaaacttcttaaaaacctcagtaacataaatagaaaaatagattgtgttaaacacaatattaaaacctgcaaagacataattagatataatagactacgtaataaagctttattaactatagaaaaagaaattgaattcTATGAAGATAatcttgaaagttatcaacacagaaaagaattaattctgagaaatatagaaaccatggatatatgtatcaacaggtatacatctcagtattaaagatcctaataaaaataagatgacccccccccccaaattggtatcagagctatgataaataaacatttatattaagaaatagaatcatgaaaaataacactgacattaatagtacaaatCCGCAAAAAATACCCATAAACAGTGAGACAActaaaataactaagaaatcgaAGAAAATTAGAAAGGAACTAAAGAAACTATACATAGAATATaaatacttaagtatcacaaaaattGACAAAGCTAGGCTATctaaattaatcgatataatatctaaaacagaatataaatatatttgttatttaagagataaaagatgaataaggaAGAATTCGCACTTGAAGAAAAAACATATGAAAAttcagaaggattaaaaataacaataatattttccaacttaggaagaagataccAGAAAATAGGGAATAATCTAAACTTAGTGTTAGAAAAAGAAGCTGTGAGACTAGAAGATAGTTTAACCGcaatggttagaataacaaaagagaatgaagaaatagatagaaaacgagaaattaaagaaatacaacagcaagctaaagaaaaaatacaacagatagaagaagtaaaaaacactaaaataacagaattagaaaaagaattagaaatgCTAAAACAACTGTATaataataaactaaaagaaaaagaaaaacgaaaagaagaagaacaagagctAAGACtgacaaatgagatagaaaaatttaaaatacaattaGAAGAAGTACAGGATAATCCAAATATAAgcataaacgaaataaatgaccaaagtgataacgACGAAGAtctaggagaaaactattcagaaataAGTGAAACGTATACAGAACTtataaaagaaacagaaaagataaaaacaaacccagaaataaatacaagagatatgaacgaagataaactAAGCACATCAGgagtaaaaaatccaaaacaattaaacacaacctattacagagtaagttatgatgcatatgatagaaacaaaacattatgggataagaggttaaataagaaatgggcaccaagacagataactgaacaatataattttttagatctagattgtgtaacaaatataaataaaacaatcatTTTTCCAAATCAATCGCGAACCGCTCAAAAATCGAAACCAGCCATACAAGCAAGTcctaatacataatatgaagctactcaacgTCACAAACAACCGAATGTAAtgttaaagctcaaaacgaccggtcgcgTCGTTACAATTCTTTGCACAATACTTTTTGTCCCTAGATCTTCAGTCCTATCTGTTGTATCACCCGCTTCTGTTATCTTATTACTTTGTTATTTTTAGTGCTTGTtgctttgagccgagggtctaacGAAAATAATCTCTCTACCTTCGTAAGGGTGGAATACGGTATGCCCACACATTATCCCCTCCCCCAGACCatacttgtgggattatactgtgtttgttgttattgttttgtaTAAAAATTACTATGGATTTGTTGTGAAAATTTTACCCGCAAAGTTTGACTGTTCAACTCAAAAGTTCAAGAGAAAATCCAGAGGAATTGCATATTAACTCGTGATTATTCTTGCAAAAATGTTGAGCACAATTACAATAACCCAACTTGAACTTTTTGTGGGTGTGTTAGCACGACTTAATGTCGGGATATCATATAAGATGATGAAATATGTTGAGAATTGAAAGTATAAGCAACATTATTGTTGGAtaattatttcattttatttatacacaaaataaataaataaattaattaattaaattgtcTATATATACAATACATCTGTAGATAAAAGTTGTAAATGCATGATAAGAGCACGTAAAATCTAGCAAAGATAACATgtgatttgaatatatttttattCTTGAATCTGATGCCATCACTTGACATTCTTTATTATTCTCACAATACATGGTAAACACGAGAAATGAAACAAGGAAGAAAACATAGAAATTACATGAAATCATAAATGTGTAACATTGTTTTGTAGCAGATTGTTTCAATGGGATTTTAGAGTTATACATGTGATCCCCCTCCAATACCGCACTGGAAAGTATAGAATGTAATGTAATCACAGGAACAACAAACCCAACAGTCGCTGCAATCACTATTAGACGTACAAGATCTGAAACAAGTATTAAGTTGCGGGAGTAATCTTCCTTGGATTTTTGAGAGATCATTATCAACATCTCGTGCAGCCATTACTTGTATCTTGGAGAACTCCATCAAATTAACTGAAAATATCACCATTACAATTATCAAAATCAAATCTTAGAGAGACATTCTTATATATACATTGTAAGAAATGTAGTAAATTGGAGATAGAAACTAACCAGTGGCTGACATTACAACAATTGCGTAAATGAAACCGAACTTAAGAAATGCCATATTTAGAATAGTAATTCACGCTTTACGAAATTTTTTTGTGAGTGTATTTTTGCTTTGCATATGGGTGTAATTTATAGACCCCCATGTAATGAATTGGCATATGGGGTGGTCATTAATAGTTCCATGATAGGTTCCTTGTATATTCAAcattttataatataaaaaattatattgaagTTTTTCCGAAGATGGCTTATGTAatataatgtatttttttttttgtgttcttTCTCTCTCGcatttaatataaaataatttaataatatttaattcatAGAGTAGGATTGAGACTTATTGCTATAAAATACAATCTTTTGCATTTTAAGATCCACTATTTTTGGAAAGCATGTGAGCATTAAAGACGATTTAGacatattttgtaattttaaatttgcAACTAGAACATGTTCTTGAATTACCCATAGTTTACTTTATTACAGGGGCTCGTGCacactcttttttttaattaaagaaattcACATGTTAGGTTTTCAATTGTATATAGGCAATTTACCATCAGTGTTTCTATTTAGTTTTGAATAGTATGTCTCCTAAACACTACGAATATTCGTCTAGATGAATTTTACATACTTCACATTAGTAGTTTTATCTATGTATGAAGTTGCTAGATAAATCTAGCCGtaaaaaacattaaaaaaatatgCTCAAATCCTATGTTTTTTAGAATAATTTTACGTTTGAAAGTTGTCAATACAAAATATTTTCGCCTAGGTAAAGTGAATAAAAGACAATCACTCCTCCAAATTGGGGTTTGAAAATTGGAAGAAAAAAGTTCTTGTCCGTACATCATAAAGCAACTTCTCCTAGCATAATAACTCCTCGTAAAAGTTTTTCCATATATCGTGCATATATTACAAATAGGTTAGAATTATTCGAGTGTAACTTGATTCTCTGTGATACTTAATCATATATAGTGATACATTTCTTTCTCATATGTGATATCGTGATACTTAATTGGGGCCACATGAATACTGTTTCGTGACATGGTTTAATTATAGTTTGCAATGGCATTAATTATGAACTGAATTACGCGTATGAAGAATCTTTCAATTTAAGTTTGCCTGCAAAATGTTCTAATAAGTTCAGCACATACACTAAACCAATGTTAATAGTATTTAATGTCATAGTTGTAATATATTCTTGATCTCCTCCAGTTAAGCAATCAAATATGGATCTAAAGAATCTTTTCATTTAAATATGCTAGGAAAGGATCTTGTTAAAATAAACACGTTCAAATAAAGATAAGTCTAAAGTCGCAAGTTAAAAACCTTTGGTTGTGTGTCATCACTTTGCTTCTTAGAATTTCTTTACCAGGTTCGAATGGTAGATTCGAATGGGTTTGGAAATGCGTGGATTTAGAAGGATAATCATATGATATTGTTATGGCCCCAATTTTTTTACCATAAGATGTTGTGACCTAATCTGTAAAACTAGGTAAGCGTAACATTCAATAATAACTTAACAGAAATAATCAATAGAAATAGTAAAGCAAGACTAATAACATACATAAACTTCTAGAATAGGATTTCAACAACACTCTTCCCAAAACCGGttgaactgagtcataagctctacacaaTAATCTGGAAGGTCTACTACAACACTTcagaataagaaataaaatagaaTGCAGATAtaagggaaggtgactctgaTGCCTGTAGACaccgagcaggtataccttgaagtctccggaaaACATGTACAATCAATCACTAACATCCAGCACAgccagacgtacctggatctgcacaaaaagatgtgcagaagcatagtatgagacCACAATGGTACGTAGTAACTATTAAGCCTAActttggtagagtagtgacgaggtcgggtc contains:
- the LOC107809276 gene encoding uncharacterized protein LOC107809276 gives rise to the protein MRDMHSQGDGTQSNVKRGRGFETETPSEPAAPKVPSSRKVVSPRDRALTGVDSYRAEGTRLIDVHSAYEEVCRLHFMAFDRLRSELLHHGARLRKSLYEDRSLRLLYEEKEVELAYLQYEACRSSNYESYLMEQTTYQDKSTQTDENQESKDIFAILTTLSLQMDSMGNRLQQLESQQHDYKNAELSRSEDSKLPEIEGDVGKLHKTHDKVCFPVAAGTSKQVHKKLHTNVNLNNVFDKPFTSKKPKEAIVITPQTTTYANSLHHNKKIYNHITQTYIENIYKIQTFLNLNPRSTTTTDPTQDYVTQKLQGYNRLIAQPKTKANLVKTCYNYRLLSIVYTHDGEEIIGIPELYKAFVTFKRITKGNLFFIKFYTAPAEILYDEIKPIIQVIKIGLTRDMIIPEEIEQQSEIQKMEIPSFYANKRIIGIATIIQELANNYLQGNAIWSYYSRDQYCKLVGHKYPDHICSNSMEKITMYQKSN